The nucleotide sequence CCCTGGCCGGTGAGTTGCTGGCGGCTGGAACCAAGGTTATTGACCTCTCGGCGGACTTTCGTTTGCAAGACGCGCAGGAATGGGCCAAATGGTATGGCCAGCCGCATGGTGCTCCAGAGCTGCTTGAGGAGGCGGTCTATGGCCTGCCGGAAGTCAATCGCGAGCAGATCAGGCAGGCGCGCCTGATTGCCGTGCCGGGCTGCTATCCGACTGCCACGCAGTTGGGGTTCCTGCCTCTGTTGGAGGCGGGACTGGCCGACGCTTCGCGCTTGATTGCTGATTGCAAGTCGGGTGTCAGTGGTGCAGGTCGCGGCGCGGCCGTGGGATCGTTGTACTCCGAGACTTCGGAAAGCATGAAGGCTTATGCGGTTAAAGGGCATCGTCACTTGCCGGAAATTCGCCAAGGCCTGCGCCGTGCAGCGGGCAAGGATGTCGGCCTGACGTTCGTGCCGCACTTGACCCCGATGATCCGCGGGATCCACTCGACACTATATGCAACCGTCGTGGACCGCTCGGTAGATCTGCAGGCGTTGTTCGAGAAGCGTTATGCCAACGAACCGTTCGTCGATGTGATGCCGGCCGGCAGCCACCCGGAAACCCGTAGCGTGCGTGGCGCGAATGTCTGCCGTATTGCCGTGCACCGCCCGCAGGACGGTGACCTGGTGGTGGTGCTTTCGGTCATCGACAATCTCGTCAAGGGCGCGTCCGGCCAGGCTGTGCAGAACATGAATATCCTGTTCGGGCTGGATGAGAAACTGGGCTTGTCTCACGCGGGCATGATGCCGTAAGGCCTTGGCTGCTGTGCAAAAGGCCCGTTGATCGGGCCTTTTGTGTTTTTAAGGGGCGATGTGCAGATTGATATACCGTAACAATAGTTGACCGCTTTTCTAGGAGAAGCGGATAATGTCGGCTATCACGCATATGGCGGCGTTACGCCGGGAGATTATCAGCATGAGCGTTGAATCCTTCACCCCCACGGTTTTGCAATTCACCCACGGTGCCGCGCACAAGGTGAAGAGCCTGGTCGATGAAGAGGGTAATGACCGGTTGAAGCTGCGCGTATTTGTTACGGGTGGCGGTTGTTCCGGGTTTCAGTACGGTTTCACCTTCGATGAAGATGTAGCCGATGACGACACCATCGTCGAGCGCGAAGGTGTCAGCCTGGTTGTGGACCCAATGAGCTTCCAGTATTTGGCAGGTGCCGAGGTGGATTACCAGGAAGGTTTGGAAGGCTCGCGCTTTGTGATCAAGAACCCGAATGCCACCACGACCTGTGGTTGTGGCTCGTCGTTCTCGATCTGATCAATATTGGGCTGGAAAAGACGCCGGTTGGCTCGCATGGAGCCAACCGGCGTTTTGCTATCTGCGGATCAGGCGGGATAGATCGCGCCGAGCACGCGAAGACCACGCGCACCGGTCACGCCAGGACGGTTGGCGGCGATACCTTCAAGGCAGCAGTGGGCCAACCAGGCAAAGGCCATGGCCTCGACCCAGTCGGGATCCACGCCGTTAGTGGCGGTACTGCTGACTCGTGTGCCAGGTAGCAGGGCGCTGAGACGGTTCATGAGTGTGGTGTTATGGGCGCCTCCGCCACAGACCAGCAGGGTGTCGGTCTGAGGCTGTGCGGCTTTCAAGGCGTCGACGATGGTCAAGGCTGTGAGTTCCAGCAGCGTCGCTTGTACGTCTTGAGCACTGAATGCCGGCAACCGGCCAAGGTGGTGCTCCAGCCAAACAAGGTTGAAAACTTCGCGGCCGGTGCTTTTCGGGCCTTTAGTCAGGAAAAATGGGTCGCTGAGCAGTGCGCTGAGTAATGCGGGCGCAACTTTTCCATTGGCAGCCCATTGGCCATCGCGATCGAAATTTTCACCGCGCTGCTGCTGAATCCAGGCGTCCAGCAGGACGTTGCCGGGGCCGCAGTCGAAGCCGGTGACCGGTTTGCCGGTTTCAATCAGGCTGAGATTGCTGAAGCCGCCGATATTCAACACTGCCCGATGGCCGCTGTGGGTGTCGAACAAGGCTTCATGGAAGGCAGGTACCAAGGGCGCGCCTTGGCCGCCAGCGGCGACATCGCGACTGCGAAAATCACTGACGACGGTTATGCCGGTCAATTCGGTGAGCAGTGCCGGATTACCGATCTGCACGGTAAAGCCGCGTCCTGGCTCGTGGCGAATGGTTTGCCCATGACTGCCAATCGCCCGGATGTCGTGGGGTGCGAGTCGCTGCTGCTCGAGCAGTGCGTGAATACCTTGTGCAGCGAGTGTTACCCAGCTTTGTTGAGCAGTTGCCGAGCGGGCAATCTCATCCGGACCACTGGTACACAGATCCAGCAACTCGGCCCGCAGAGGCTCGGGCATCGGGATGTAGTGAGTGGCAATCAGTTTGATCGCCGGGTCCTGTTCAATCAGCGCAATGTCCAGGCCATCAAGGCTGGTCCCGGACATTACGCCTATATAGAGCGGCATGGCTCAGCGCTTCGCCGAAGCCAGCATGGTTGCCCGCTCCTGGTTCATGCGTGCCATCAGTGGCTGGCTTTGTTGCATGAAACGCGCGCGTTCGGCCTTGGCGATCGGGTCGGCCATGGGCAGCTTCCGGCCCAATGGGTCGACGTGGACGCCGTTGACCTGGAACTCGTAATGCAGGTGCGGTCCGGTGGACAGGCCGGTGGTGCCGATATAGCCAATTATCTGGCCTTGCTTGACGTTGCCGCCGGTCTTGATGCCTTTGGCAAAACCTTGCATGTGGCCGTAGAGCGTGCGGTAGGTATTGCCGTGCTGAATGATCACGGTATTGCCGTAGCCGCCACGGCGACCGGCCAGCAGCACCTTGCCGTCACCCGCAGCCTTGATCGGTGTGCCGCGAGGCGCGGCATAGTCCACACCTTTGTGGGCGCGAATTTTGTTCAGAATTGGATGCTTGCGGCCCATGGAGAAACGCGAGCTAATACGAGCGAAGTCAACGGGCGTACGAATGAACGCCTTGCGCATGCTCTTGCCGTCGGCGGTGTAATAGCTGCTATTGCCTTGCTTGTTGGTGTAGCGCACGGCGGTATAGGTTTTGCCGCGGTTGGTAAAGCGTGCCGAAAGAATATTGCCGGTGCCGACCACTTTGCCCTTGACTACTTTCTGTTCGTAGATCACGTCGAACTCGTCGCCTTGGCGAATATCCTGGGCGAAGTCGATGTCGTAGCCAAACACGCGGGCCATGTCCATGGTCATGCTGTGCGACAGTCCTGCGCGGGCGGCGGACTGGGAGAGGGAGCTGTTGATTACGCCGTGGATATAGGCGGAACGTACGACAGGCTTGGTGGTAATGCGATTGAAGGCAAAGCCCTTGGCGTCTTTGGTCAGCGTTATGCT is from Pseudomonas mucidolens and encodes:
- the argC gene encoding N-acetyl-gamma-glutamyl-phosphate reductase, which gives rise to MVKVGIVGGTGYTGVELLRLLAQHPQAEVVVITSRSEAGMAVADMYPNLRGHYDGLAFSVPDIKTLGACDVVFFATPHGVAHALAGELLAAGTKVIDLSADFRLQDAQEWAKWYGQPHGAPELLEEAVYGLPEVNREQIRQARLIAVPGCYPTATQLGFLPLLEAGLADASRLIADCKSGVSGAGRGAAVGSLYSETSESMKAYAVKGHRHLPEIRQGLRRAAGKDVGLTFVPHLTPMIRGIHSTLYATVVDRSVDLQALFEKRYANEPFVDVMPAGSHPETRSVRGANVCRIAVHRPQDGDLVVVLSVIDNLVKGASGQAVQNMNILFGLDEKLGLSHAGMMP
- the erpA gene encoding iron-sulfur cluster insertion protein ErpA, which gives rise to MSVESFTPTVLQFTHGAAHKVKSLVDEEGNDRLKLRVFVTGGGCSGFQYGFTFDEDVADDDTIVEREGVSLVVDPMSFQYLAGAEVDYQEGLEGSRFVIKNPNATTTCGCGSSFSI
- a CDS encoding anhydro-N-acetylmuramic acid kinase, with the protein product MPLYIGVMSGTSLDGLDIALIEQDPAIKLIATHYIPMPEPLRAELLDLCTSGPDEIARSATAQQSWVTLAAQGIHALLEQQRLAPHDIRAIGSHGQTIRHEPGRGFTVQIGNPALLTELTGITVVSDFRSRDVAAGGQGAPLVPAFHEALFDTHSGHRAVLNIGGFSNLSLIETGKPVTGFDCGPGNVLLDAWIQQQRGENFDRDGQWAANGKVAPALLSALLSDPFFLTKGPKSTGREVFNLVWLEHHLGRLPAFSAQDVQATLLELTALTIVDALKAAQPQTDTLLVCGGGAHNTTLMNRLSALLPGTRVSSTATNGVDPDWVEAMAFAWLAHCCLEGIAANRPGVTGARGLRVLGAIYPA
- a CDS encoding peptidoglycan DD-metalloendopeptidase family protein — its product is MTTEPSKAPPLYPKTHLLAASGIAALLSLALLVFPSSDVEAKRTTLSLDLESPAEQLTQDQDASDAQQATTDAVETPFAQIEDSQDDAKETAQAPTGPQHREVIVASGDTLSTLFEKVGLPVSTVSEILASDKQAKQFAHLKRGQKLNFELSPEGQLTSLQTDLSDLESITLTKDAKGFAFNRITTKPVVRSAYIHGVINSSLSQSAARAGLSHSMTMDMARVFGYDIDFAQDIRQGDEFDVIYEQKVVKGKVVGTGNILSARFTNRGKTYTAVRYTNKQGNSSYYTADGKSMRKAFIRTPVDFARISSRFSMGRKHPILNKIRAHKGVDYAAPRGTPIKAAGDGKVLLAGRRGGYGNTVIIQHGNTYRTLYGHMQGFAKGIKTGGNVKQGQIIGYIGTTGLSTGPHLHYEFQVNGVHVDPLGRKLPMADPIAKAERARFMQQSQPLMARMNQERATMLASAKR